One bacterium DNA window includes the following coding sequences:
- a CDS encoding GNAT family N-acetyltransferase, translating into MNLTDTNTRFKIVTTLDELIKAYMVRAIVFLEEQKVSYAEEVDEHEYACVHILGETGGEPMAAGRMRFLGDVAKLERICVRQAWRGQDQGHRLVDFMLDVARQRGFKKFKMHAQSHLTHFYSRHGFQPIGDLFDEAGIPHIMMIKEDADEASSPPVEES; encoded by the coding sequence ATGAACCTTACCGATACAAACACTCGCTTCAAAATAGTCACTACGCTGGATGAGCTGATCAAAGCGTATATGGTGCGCGCCATCGTGTTTCTGGAAGAGCAAAAGGTCTCTTATGCCGAGGAGGTGGATGAGCACGAATATGCCTGTGTGCACATTCTCGGCGAAACCGGCGGTGAACCCATGGCGGCCGGCCGCATGCGCTTTCTCGGCGATGTCGCCAAGTTGGAGCGCATTTGTGTTCGTCAGGCGTGGCGCGGCCAGGACCAGGGACACCGGCTGGTGGATTTTATGCTGGACGTGGCCAGGCAGCGCGGTTTTAAAAAATTTAAAATGCACGCGCAGTCGCACTTGACCCATTTTTACAGCCGCCACGGCTTTCAGCCCATCGGCGACCTGTTTGACGAGGCTGGAATCCCCCATATTATGATGATCAAAGAGGATGCGGACGAAGCTTCGTCCCCGCCGGTGGAGGAGTCATGA